The nucleotide window TGTTGGTGTGTGGAGAGGAGGGAGTTTGACCTGTTTGCGATAAGGAGACGCTTGATGGGTCTTTGGGGTGGTCGAGACATCTTCTACAATAGAACATGAGATATGAGGTTTCAATTGACCAAAATTAGCTCTTGATATGACGGTGATGGTTTAGTTAGTCGATAAGGTCATTAGCACCTATTGTCAGAAACTAAGGTCAATAGCGCGGTCGAGAATGGACTCTCGAGAACGAACTTGATGCTATCGATTGATTTAGTTGCAACAAAGATGCTACGAAAGTTCATTCAGGTCGAGACGGTTGGCATGATGTAGTCGCGGGAAGTAGGACCAAAAAGGCAAGCGGGGAGATCAAAGATGCCTCGGTACCCCAGCTTTTACCCCAACATTCAACCACAACCATCTAATTCTGGTCCGAGCTATCAAAATGTGACATCCAAATCGCTGCTCCATCTCTGGAGCCCATTGAAACCTACTTCAACTCCACACACGCGAAATGCCCGACAACAGCCCCAAATCCCCATACAAAGACGCGTCGACGTCATCGGACACGGCAAAAGACCGGCTCGCCCAAGTCAGCTCCCACGTCGCTCCAAATAAGCCCAGACGACGAAGGAAGAAGGGTCCAGACTCAGATCTACCCGCTGATTACTCAGATATACTCGGACAGATTGCGACACTACGTAACATCGCTGCCACACCAGATACAAGTAACAGAGGTTATGTTAGACAAAAGCAGTCAGGGAAGCTGTGGGTGCGGGAGAGGGTTGAGCAGTTGCTTGATTCTGGGAGTTTCCAGGAGGTGGGTAGTGTAAGTGGGACTGTTAAGTGGAAGCGATTGGGGCCGATGAGGGAGGAACCGGAGGATTTTGTGCCATCGAACAACGTGCAAGGTATGAAAACACGAATGCGAATAAGAAGATGCTAATATCTGGTAGGATTTGGAAAACTTCGTGGGAGGAAGATTGTTTTCACGGCTGATGACTTTTCGATACGCGCTGGACATGCTGATGGCGCATTGATGGAGAAAACTGTACGCTGAGGATCTGTTTGATATGACATGACTAACCTGTATAGATATATATGGAGAAGCTGGCTATCGCTCTTAAACTACCCATAGTGAAACTTGTCGATGGCTCATCGGGTGGCGGCTCGGTCACGACGATCCGCTCCACAGGCTTCTCATATATCCCTCCAATGCCGTCGTTCACCCAGGTTGTCCAACAACTAAACATGGGCATACCGAATCTAGGCGCTGTGCTGGGGCCGGCAATTGGCTTGGGAGCAGCGCGTGTCGTCGCATGTCACTTTTCTGTCATGGCTGATGATATCGGTTCACTATTCAATGCTGGGCCTAGTGTGGTGAAGAATGCAACGTTTGAAGAAGGTCTCTCGTTTACCGACCTCGGCGGCCCAGCCATGCACTGTACAAATGGCACCATCGATAACCTAGCACCCGATGAGGCAGGCTGTTTCGAGCAGGTACGAACAGTACTAAGCTATCTCCCCGACTGCGGGACAAAGCTACCTCCAACTATCGACTGCACTGATCCCATCGACCGCACCTCAGAAACCCTCCGGTCAATCATACCGCGCTCTCAAAAGCGTATGTATAACCCCCGCACCATAATCACCGAAGTAGTCGACCTAGGCTCATTCTTCGAAATCGGCGCTCTCTGGGGTACAACCGCCATCGTGGGCCTAGCCCGCTTCGCAGGCAAACCAGTCGGTATCGTCTCCCTCAACTGCGAAGTCAACGCCGGCGCACTCGACGCACTAGGATCTCAGAAGATAACGCGGATGCTAAAGTTTCTAGATGTGTTCAACATCCCACTCATCCAATTCGTAGATATACCAGGATACGCTATCGGCACCGTTGCAGAGCGCTCAGCAACAATGCGGCATGGCATTACTCTGGCTAGCACATACTACAGCACCACAATTCCAATCTTCAACGTCATTGTGCGCCGTGTATTTGGCGTCGCAGGTGGTATCATGTTAGACTGCCGCGACCCTCGTATGCGCGTCGCTTGGCCGTCAGGTCAATGGGGTTCCCTGCCACTGGAAGGTGGCATTGAAGTCGCGCATTCGTTTGAGCTAAAGCAGATTGAGAAAAACGAAGGGAAACAGGCGCGGGAAACACGGTATAGAGAGTTGGAGACGGAGTATAAAAGATTGATGAACCCTGTGCGCACGGCGAATGCGTTTGGGGTCGAGGAGATTATCGATCCGGCGTTTACGCGACGCGTGTGCTGTGAGTGGATAAGTCATGCTTATGAGAGTCTGCTGCCGGAAAGGGTGTTGGAGAGGGTTGCGGGGAAACTTCAGCCTTCTTTTGCGTAGGGTATGGATGGGACATGTGTCTCTAATATTGAGATAAGCGTGGGTGACATGAAACACTTGACACTCAATACAGAGGCTACTTTAGGCGCTGGATACATTTTTTGGGAATACAACTGTTGATGTCAGGTACTCTATGTTGGCGAGATAATATCCAAGTTTTAATGAGTCATGTGACTGTTCAAAGGCTGTGCATATCAAGGGTTAGTTAGTTACTGATATGATCTTCTGGTAAGCTGTTTCAAACTGTTACGAAAAGAGCCAGGGACTTCGCCTGTAGGCAGAAGGAGGAAGTGATCGATAATAGGATATATAGAATGATATAAGCACTTCTTGGTAACGTCTACTAGAGCGCGGGAACGACCTATTGCCAGAATAATCCTTTGATATCCACTGTCTTATTCAGCTGTAGCGAACGCACGGTAGAGACTTCCCCAAGCTAACAACAACCTAACCCTAAAAAAAATCCAATAGCCTTCTATTCACCCTAAACATTCGCTCCAAGAAAGcaaaaagaaagaaaacgaGAGGTCTTGCCCGGAATCGAACCGGGGTTGCCGGAAAACTTCTAATACTGTGATCAGAATCCGGAGTGATAACCGCTACACTACAAAACCTTTTAGCAGAAAATCAAATTATTTGCTTTATAACCTCATTTTTAAAACCCTGCCTTGGCATAAATGCGCTCTTGATTGGACTCGCAAACCTGTCACGTCACGTCGCGCATTCGGTGGAGCTCTGACGACACAGCACATGAAAAACGGCCATGTGGGGCGCATTAGCGACAAGTAACGGCGACACGCGACCACGTGTTTTTTCATCCCAAAGGCAAGGTAATACAAGGATATCATTTCCCATCCCAGAACCCATAGTTAACCCGACCGTGGGATTATTCGACCGACCGACACGACGGGCACACCACGTGTTGTCTAAGCGACCGTGTTCCCTCGTGCCGAACGAAGGGGTAAGTAAGCAAGGAACATGGGTTTCCAGCACCGCTGCCTAGGTATGCCTATCTTGTGCAGCCGGAAGCGAGGGCGACAAGGTCAAATACGGATACTGGATTTCTAGAAGATCGGGTTTTTGTCGGGATTGGCATGCGGCTGAGAGGGCGGATGCATGTGTGTAAGCGGGGTACCTTATCTGGGTTAGTGTTAACGGCGGAGAAGCGCGCGTCGGTTCGAGACGGGGGTGTGTATTGGGACTTGGGGGTGGGAGGTGCGGGAGTGGGGATGCAGGGGAGGGGATGGGAGTTGGATCTCGGGATTCGGGTATCGGCAGTTTGGTGTTGCTTGTGATACTTTTCGTCTGGCTCGTCACGCTCGCCAATGGAATTTGTAATGTTACTGAATGATTGCTATTGCGTTGGTCTAACTTTTGAACTATGCTATCACTATCATGCTTTGCCGCTGCTTCCGCAGATATCCATCCATCGCTCTGTCTCC belongs to Pyrenophora tritici-repentis strain M4 chromosome 10, whole genome shotgun sequence and includes:
- a CDS encoding Acetyl-CoA carboxylase, carboxyltransferase component (subunits alpha and beta), which encodes MPDNSPKSPYKDASTSSDTAKDRLAQVSSHVAPNKPRRRRKKGPDSDLPADYSDILGQIATLRNIAATPDTSNRGYVRQKQSGKLWVRERVEQLLDSGSFQEVGSVSGTVKWKRLGPMREEPEDFVPSNNVQGFGKLRGRKIVFTADDFSIRAGHADGALMEKTIYMEKLAIALKLPIVKLVDGSSGGGSVTTIRSTGFSYIPPMPSFTQVVQQLNMGIPNLGAVLGPAIGLGAARVVACHFSVMADDIGSLFNAGPSVVKNATFEEGLSFTDLGGPAMHCTNGTIDNLAPDEAGCFEQVRTVLSYLPDCGTKLPPTIDCTDPIDRTSETLRSIIPRSQKRMYNPRTIITEVVDLGSFFEIGALWGTTAIVGLARFAGKPVGIVSLNCEVNAGALDALGSQKITRMLKFLDVFNIPLIQFVDIPGYAIGTVAERSATMRHGITLASTYYSTTIPIFNVIVRRVFGVAGGIMLDCRDPRMRVAWPSGQWGSLPLEGGIEVAHSFELKQIEKNEGKQARETRYRELETEYKRLMNPVRTANAFGVEEIIDPAFTRRVCCEWISHAYESLLPERVLERVAGKLQPSFA